From a single Miscanthus floridulus cultivar M001 chromosome 8, ASM1932011v1, whole genome shotgun sequence genomic region:
- the LOC136476602 gene encoding shaggy-related protein kinase theta-like isoform X2 yields the protein MGASAAMSSKVLGTPTREEIQCMNRNYTVFGFPQIKAHPWQKFTIILLLRHMVTVRTANQFAFSLLIVYLLRASRILLPFLRCHEAILAAGERDLASVSTLS from the exons ATGGG GGCATCTGCAGCAATGTCTTCAAAG GTTCTTGGTACTCCAACACGTGAGGAAATCCAATGTATGAATCGAAACTACACCGTGTTTGGATTTCCTCAGATCAAAGCTCACCCATGGCAAAAG TTCACGATCATCCTGCTGCTGAGGCACATGGTGACGGTCAGAACGGCCAACCAGTTCGCCTTCAGCCTCCTCATA GTATACTTGCTGCGGGCGAGCAGGATCTTGCTTCCGTTTCTACGTTGTCATGAGGCTATACTTGCTGCGGGCGAGCGGGATCTTGCTTCTGTTTCTACGTTGTCATGA
- the LOC136476602 gene encoding shaggy-related protein kinase theta-like isoform X1 produces MGYAEASFSSFCLFLLNVCNLISLLGDLHDIDNFISHRASAAMSSKVLGTPTREEIQCMNRNYTVFGFPQIKAHPWQKFTIILLLRHMVTVRTANQFAFSLLIVYLLRASRILLPFLRCHEAILAAGERDLASVSTLS; encoded by the exons ATGGGGTATGCTGAAGCATCATTTTCTTCTTTTTGTCTTTTTTTATTAAATGTATGCAATCTTATATCATTACTGGGGGATTTGCATGACATAGATAATTTTATTTCACACAGGGCATCTGCAGCAATGTCTTCAAAG GTTCTTGGTACTCCAACACGTGAGGAAATCCAATGTATGAATCGAAACTACACCGTGTTTGGATTTCCTCAGATCAAAGCTCACCCATGGCAAAAG TTCACGATCATCCTGCTGCTGAGGCACATGGTGACGGTCAGAACGGCCAACCAGTTCGCCTTCAGCCTCCTCATA GTATACTTGCTGCGGGCGAGCAGGATCTTGCTTCCGTTTCTACGTTGTCATGAGGCTATACTTGCTGCGGGCGAGCGGGATCTTGCTTCTGTTTCTACGTTGTCATGA